The Panicum virgatum strain AP13 chromosome 6K, P.virgatum_v5, whole genome shotgun sequence nucleotide sequence CAGAACACATGATAGCTAATGATTTAGATCAGCTGCAAGGCACATCAACTTGACTGGCAGTGTAAATACGTGGacaagaatgtggcattcactTACCACGTCCTCAGGATCACTTGGTTCGATGCGAAGTTTGGCAGGCAAGCTACGCGCTTGAAAATCAGACGTTGCAGCTTGTTCCATTTTCCTCTTTATTGCCATTTTTGTGGCTTCAGCTTCCTTTTCAGCTTGCCGCAAAGCATCTGCCGCTTCTTCCTCAAGCGGCCTCACATTATCTGGGTCTACCTATATAAGGCAGCGAAATCAATAGTTTGGAACAAGAATATTATTAGAAGTGAAGGAAAAAATACATGAATATAATATACAAATACTATAAGATAAATAAACATAAAGCAGGAGAACGATATAGGTAGGATGCTACAAGAAACTTTTAGCTGAGATGCAAAGTAGATTTGGCACATGTTTACAAGAACAATGAAAATCACTCATATAATAGCAATAAACTTATGTCAGCCATTTGATAAAACAATAAGATGAATGTGCAAGTCCATCACATGAGCATTATGAGAAATCATTCAGTTTCGGCTAGTGAAGGAGCAGCTTTCTGCTCAGTAATCTATACTCGTGTGTGAGTACACCTCCGATATTTAAGAGCAAAAAAAGAACTGCTATTTCCAGAGAAGGAAGCATCAGTTTCGGCTAATGAAGGAGCAGCTTTCTGCTCAGTAGTCTATACTCGCGTGTGAGTACACCTCCGATATTTaagagcaaaaaaaaactgTTATTTCCACAGAAGGGAGCATACCTCTTCACTGTTTCCCCAGCCATCATAAGCCACATAATATCCATTTGGTGTCAAAGCTTCAACTGTTGCATTATACCTGACAATTCAGCTAATCAACATGTTGCAATGGAATGATGCACAAAATGTACGACAAACTCACCATTCCCCATCTTCACTCCAGACAGCTTGCACTCTAGCCCCAACAGCAAACTTATGGGAATGTGAAAGGTCATCCAGTCCCTGCCATAAGACTAAATGTGTCAGTAGTGTAGGAAGATAACAGGCCATAATATTTCCGAAATATGTAATACAAATATATTCATCAGCATATTACATTCATCTATGGAACGACTGGCATGAATTTCTGTTGTATGCAGTGAATAAAGGAAATGTTCAACGCAGCTGCCTGCAACAAAAATGCAGCCATCTAATGAAGAACAAAGTACCTCTGATTGCACTCCAGCTGAATAATTCGGTGGTGATAGACCTGCAACATTCTGGGCACTCTCAGCTTGCTTTGCAGTTGCCAAAAGCTCTTCGGTTAGCATGATGACCTGCAGTGGTCACAAAAAAAATGGTATTATGCATCATAAACATAAGGAACATCCCAGCATTATTAAATATGCGCCCATTTTCGAGATCCAACTTAGAACAGCAGCATCGACACCCAAAATCAGGAGGAGGTACTCTAGCATGAGACACAAACCTGCAATCAATCAAGATAAAGGGTAATGGACAACTTTGAAGCTTTATACAGTGTTCATTTTTGCTCAGACAGTCCCTACCATTGTTTTAACCAACCTTCTCACCTTTCATCGTTACAAAAAATCTAAATTCCCCAAAAATAAATCTTCTGTTGCAAGCTGCCTTTTCATGCTACCTTGCCGGGCATGGCTCCTTGTAACAAAGAAGAGAAAGTAATCGATAGAAACATTCCCCAAAATCAGAGAAATCAAATATCCTTTTGTGAGAATCATTAATACAACTTGGCTTTGATGCAACAGAAACAGTATCTGATGGGTAGGCAGGTAGCTAATACCAGCACAGGAACATTACAGTCTAAAAGACAATGTGGACAATAACACACCTCCTGAAGCTCTTTCTCCATATCGAGATATTCAGAAATTCCAGGGTCATTCTTTTTGTCCTTAATAAGCTTCTTAACCTGCGAAGCATGGACATAAGACACATCATAAATACATGAATAACAAGATGTATTTCACAGAATAATGAATTTATAGCAAGGAAAATAAAGGCAACGAAGTAGCATGGGACTGCAATGAGAAATAGGACAAATAAGGACAGTGAGAATATTAATAAGTGATCGACAATTCCACTCTCAAGTGAAGCTAAGACAGGCACAAGTCGTACAGCATCAATACAATTAACTTACTACCCAAATGCCTTAAATCCCCTAAGCTGAATAAAACTCGATAGGTCACGCTAAGCCTAATCCTACAAATCGATACAAGATACAAAGAAAACTAAAACCTAGATTTTCTCCAAGCTTACCTTGAAATCTTACACGAACATCCTTAACAAAAAATGAAACCTAAATTGACCAATTTAACTGAtcgattaaaaaaaaactagaagcAGCACCCGAGCAACGCCCAACCCTAATCAGCGAATAGGCAGCCCAAATCCTCACTCGCAAAACAAGGCGCCCGCTAGAACGCAGCGACATAGAAGAAACCTCAGGCGCCAAGGGAAGGGATAATCCCTCCCTTGACGGGAGGGGGCAGACGAGATCGAGGAGGGAAGTGGGAGAATAGACCTCGAGGAGCTGGTCCTTGTAGGTGGAGAGGTTGGAGGCGAGCTCCTCCACGCTCAGGTCCTCCATGCCTGCCTGCCGACGCCTCGCCGCCGATCCCCTCGGCTCTGGTACTTATCGAACTCGATTGGGGATTTGGGGTGgtgtcttttctctctctcttcccccaAATCTGGTTTCAATTCTTTATgcggcagttttttttttccttaggAAGATGCGGCAGATAAGAGGAAGGCCGACGAGCCGTCTCCCCTCTCTCCCCCATGGGCTCCTGGCAAATTTGAGCCCACTTTACTCGGAGCTTCTTATGGGCCGAAAACTCCTTGGACTCAGAAATCCTATCCATCTTCCGGAACAGAGGAAGGATGGGTTGAATCTTACAGGAAGAATGGGTTGAATCTTCTGGAACAGAGGAAGGATAGgtataggccctgtttgggaccgcGATGACGTCGCGAATGAGCAAGAAAAGCGAAAAAAGCCCGCCGAACACCTCGCGACAGACGCGCGTCCGCTGGCCGCGTGCGAAGGCAAAACGCAGGATTTGAACTGGGCGGCCAAAAATCGCAGAAGCGAGCTCGCGGCCGCGTTGCGCTTATTCGCCTCGCGCTTATCACCCACGCagtcccaaacagggccatagATAGATATAAAGATTAACTTTTAGGTCTTGttctcttcaaaatttcaaaactttacaagattcttcatcacatcaaatgttttaacgcatgcatgaaatattaaatataactaaataaaataactaattatacagtttgcctataatttgcgagacgaatcttttgagtttaattaacccatgacgggacaataattatcaaatacaaacgaaagtgctacagtgttgtACAATCTGTACACCTAGATCATCCAGGTTCAAAATCCTCTTATCTTGGAGAATTTAACGTAAGTCCCTAACTCCCTATATTTTCTCTTAATTCCTTCTAACATATACACACACCTAGTTCAAAATCCTGAGCTAGCATTGGATACATCTCCATCACCAGCCCTCCCCTCATGCATAATTAAGATAACTTTATGACAGCTTCCACCCTCCATCATCGTAGCATCATCATCTGCAACTTGCAGGATCTACATACCAAAATAATCCAGTACTGTAGTGGTATGACACCATGGGCAAGGTTCCAGAACCACCAGCTTAGCTGTAGACGGGACTTTATCCTCAATGTACTTCCTTATCGCCGCCACCCCTCTAAAGGCTTCCTTGACCACAGCCTTGCTAACAGGACTGCAAATTTGATCCGAGGAATCACCATCATTTCGCCCAGAACACCTACCACCACCCCGAAGGGTGTCCAATGTGAGTCGCTCGAGTGAGACTGCGCTCCTGACAATACAGCATGTTAGCTCAACCAAGCACCTTGCAGAGCTGAATCCTATGATCTCAACAGTCTTGAGGCTGTCGTGACGGTATTCAGGCAGCTGCCTCAAATCTGAAGAACCTTCGAAAACCGATTCATGTTCCATATCTTCCGGATATACCTGAAGACGAAATGAGGAGATTAAATCAATGGACGCGCCCAAATGAGTGACCACTAATGATCTTAATTCGCAAGATATAGTGGACAGCGCCTTACCTCTAGGTACCAAGTCTCCAAGGAAGGAGACGCATCCAAGAAAGACACGAGAGAAAAATAGTCATATGATGGGGGCAAGGTCTCTCCACTAATCTGAATGGTTAGGTGCTTGAGGTTGAGGAATTTAGTGGACAGCATCGGTGTATTCACCTGCACAACAATTCAACAAATATGTCATTTTCAGATTATTATTATACACCTGCACAGAACAGTTTGATTACTGTTGTCTGGATGCATAGCTTACCTCAGCACTCGATCCTAACACAAGAGTTTCAAGGTTTGGCATAATGGATGGAAGCTTAGCACGAGCATAACAGACGACATTCGGGTACTGCAAGCTCAAGACCTTCATCATTTGCGATGCTTCTCCAAGTGAGAGTTTTGAAACTTGCCCGACAAGGGTAAAAGTGGAGAGACTTGGTGCTTTATTCTCTATAACTTGCAGATCCCAACATCCACAAACCCTCAGgtagctgagctgcagcaatgCAGAAGGTATCTTCAGGAAAACTATCTCCTTGCAAGTACAGAGGTCCAAATGCTCCAAAGCAAGGGAGTTGGAAAGAAGGCACTCTAACTCCTCCCCCGTAATACACACATCCCTTAGTATCAGTCTTGTTAGGCTTCTCAATGGGCCAAGTTCAAGCATGGGATGGAAGACACAAGAATCAAGTTGAAGAGACTGAATCGAGCTTCTAACCCCATCAGATAGAAGTGAGCATGGAAATTTGTACTTTTTATGTAGGCAAAGTGTGAGCTCTTCAATCCCTGGTGTAACAGCAACCTGAAGCCAATTGTCAATATAAGGAAAGCAAATGCTTGGAGAATGTAAACGGAGCCTCAATATCTTCAAGCCAATGCCTGAGTGATTTCTCAGAATGTTGTCAATTCTGCCTCTTAAATTTCCATCACGTGCCTTTGAGCAGAGCGTATGCCAATTCAAAATGAGTTTGGGATAACATCTCCAGGAACTTAGAAAGGTGTGAGAGAGGCAAGCAGCACGAGCAGCAGCATCCACTGGCATTAAAGAATGTATATGGCGCCAGATATCCTATATGCACAAGCAAGGGATACAATTTCAACTTTAAAGCCAAATGGAATTTCTATAAGAGAAAGAAAAACAGTGGAACCACATGGAGCACCGTCTACCCCAGATAGCTCACTGCATGAGTGCCGTAGGTGCACTATATGAAATATTTAATGGGAATGGAGAAGTTTTTACCTAAAGGTGTTATTATTAGTGGTTTTTTAAGTTctgacaagaaaaaaaaagggacaATAATGGCCAGCACTGATCAACTGTTTGATATCTATTCTTGCTTACATTCACAAAATAGCCAATGATATAGGTTTATGTGCATTCATGTCAACCAAAATGCACAGAATGATGTTTTATTAATACAATGGCATGTTATAAATATTAGGCCACAGCAGCGAAGGGAACAAATACTAACGTTTGCATAGGGTACAAACAGCACACCTGAATACCTATACAAACCCCCATAAATCAAGAAGTTTTCACAGTCACGGAGCAAGATATACGTTGGAAACAAATCTTGCAAAAAAAGATAAAGATATGGCATATTGCATTGAAACAACCAtacaaataataataaataaatacatcaccAAATAGCAAACATAAACCCAAGCTCTACCTGAGCAACTACTTGGATATGTACACTCAGCAGTCAGGTCAAAGCACATGCTAGGGAAAATTGGATCAAGTGACGCAAAAAGATAAGCTGGAGCTCAGATTATTGTGCATGAAGTTCAAGGATGAATTCGTTACCCCTCAAGGGGCTTCCCCAAAATTAGCACGGTAGAGTAGTCTCGGTGAAATTAAGATTGCAATCTACTATGAGAGTTACTTGCTGCCGTATACCTCAGGGAGGAACGGGATTGAATATCCTGATGTTTCTCCATCTTTGGAATCGCCACCGTCAACTCCATGACAGGGTGAAGGTGAGCCCTGAATTTCATCCACTGTAGCAACAGATTCATCTGCGACCCAACAAGCATGGTTATGATAGATAGATCTAAGAGAAAGAACTCAAACTGACAAGACAATAGTTCTTTGAATATCCTCTCAAAGCCGATTTTTTATTACGAATCAGACGCACACACTTATGCTAATACTTTGGTAGGAAAAGATGAGGCTGCCATGAGGATACTAAAACGAGTCATATTGGAAGAttaatctaatctaccaaagtgGCAGCAGTCAGTGAACCTGTTGGCGAACAAAAaacatttttgttttgttttatgaAGTGCTGATAAAGAAAACTGCAAGCTcatcggagagagagagagagagagagagagagagagagagagagagagagaaaagagactTACTCCGAGCTAGGGTTTGCCGAGGCAGCTGCTGCTCGCTCTGCAGCGCCAGCATCTCCATGCCGAGGATGCCGCGGTTCCGTCTCCCCTACTCCAGAAGAAGTCCAGATCTCCGCTGCTCTATCTATATTTGCATCTCCCGCGCTCTGTTTTTGGCTGTTCTGAACTCGATCAGATTGGATTGGAATCATATCGGACTGCCTACCTGCTCTAACCTGCCACGGAACTGGGAGGGAGGAGATCGAGGAGGAAATCGAAGAGGACCTTTTCCTTTACCTTGCCCTTTTTGTTAGGCCCCAACGAAATCGCTTCTTCACGGAATCACTCCTTCCTCTACCCCTGTCCCCCAGATAAATTCAGTGCTTATCTGAATCAACCTTGTGTGTCGACAGAAACTAGTGCAACgaccctggagaaggtaatttTTACTTGTTATTACTTTGCAACTCTTGTGCAGCGTTCACGTGTGATGCAAATAGCTACATGTATCCTCAGCCAGCCTAGTCGATCGTGGACCTTCCATTGCGCTGTTTTGTTTCTGATCTCAGGAAACCTCATGTTTACTAGGTGAACCAACGCGCTCCGCCGCTGGTGCTATGTTCGGCAGCTCCACCTCTGTCTATGCCGCGCCGGAAGGCTGGTGTTGGGCTTTTGCTGCCTTGCGAAGCAACACTCACTGGAGCAAACGGAGCGATTATAATCAGGTGCACGAAGTGGAAACCCGCAATAAAAGCAGCAACAAATAGGAAGGTCTAGAAGAAGACTTGGAGCAAGGGGACCAGCACAGGATGCAAAAGTACTTATCTAGACAGTAAACCAGTGACATAAATGGATAGATCTAGATCtcaggaatccaacaaaattggtttcatatttttccaaCACTCCCATGATATACTATGATTTTTCTAAGATCTAGGACATTTTCTGAAACAGAAAAAGGAAACCGAGAAAAAGGTAAAGGTAACTTTGCGCATAGCCCCCCAGACTTTCTAGAAATAAACCCGCTGCTTTTTCTacactattcacatgagtcttgtgctttgcaaataaaccccccGTATTCTTGGTCTTCTCACATGGGTCCGTAGGCTCTATGTATTTATACAGCGTCGGCAACGGGGCtccggtggacggcggcgggtaAGATCGGTACCGATGCGAAGCACTCGATGCCGTGGATCCGTTCGTGGGCTCGGTTTGCTTGGCTGAGCGTGAACGAAGGAGGTGCGGCAAGGCAAAGATGACGGCAGGCATTGATGCTTCTTGCAAGCTCGTGAGGGAGAGGCTGTGGCGTTTGGGGAAGCTAGGCACGTGAGGGAGGGGATTACCACGGGAAACGTAGGAGACGGCGGGCGTGGCAGGAGGCTTTGCTTgtcgggggaggcggcggggggcTTCGGCGTCGACGGTTGGGGGAGGCGCCAGAGACGACGTGCAGTTCAGACAGCTGCGAGGTGGAGGGTGCTAGCAGACCGATGATCTAGTAGGCCGGACCctggatttttttcatttttgtatttaaaaaaattaaaatttcaaaaatatatggcggtttcaaaaaatttcaaaactatacccctgtcgccccttgcctgggcgacagggggtCTGTCGCCCTCTGgcggggcgacaggacctaaatgtaaaaaaaattacatttaggtcctagcgcccgggacgcattaaacagtgaacttgtaaaatagatataaaatcgtagaaaaatcggaaaaatacaaactcaactgttctggattctatgaaacaagatctacaacttttgttatataaagtttttcatttgatcaatgtatcttgctctattttaaatactagtttaatgcatttttatttaaatctcaagattcatcctttggatgcatgtcatctttggccagagtgttgcatatggtaagtataggcttgtacaaaattggtagacccagaaaacatttctagaataagtttttaaattaaatcttgcaatatgtctagtttaaatgagttatttatccatgctgctatactgagttttagaagccataacttttacagtaccattattttatttcctaagagctacaaaaaaagtttggtaaattttagataagcacaactagaccaaatgaattatttcaaatttttctaggtacaagaactatttttcttgatttagtgcatttaccttagtcataattcatttggtctagttgtgcttatctaaaatttaccaaactttttttatagctcttaggaaataaaataatggtactgtaaaagttatggcttctaaaactcagtatagcagcatggataaataactcatttaaactagacatattgcaagatttaatttaaaaacttattctagaaatgttttctggatcTACCAATTTTGTgtaagcctatgctcaccatatgcaacactctagcCAAAGGTGACATGCATCAAAAgaatggatcttgagatttaaataaaagtgtattaaactagtatttaaaatagagtaagatacattgatcaaatgaaaaactttatataa carries:
- the LOC120711149 gene encoding uncharacterized protein LOC120711149 isoform X4 is translated as MEMLALQSEQQLPRQTLARNESVATVDEIQGSPSPCHGVDGGDSKDGETSGYSIPFLPELSYLRVCGCWDLQVIENKAPSLSTFTLVGQVSKLSLGEASQMMKVLSLQYPNVVCYARAKLPSIMPNLETLVLGSSAEVNTPMLSTKFLNLKHLTIQISGETLPPSYDYFSLVSFLDASPSLETWYLEVYPEDMEHESVFEGSSDLRQLPEYRHDSLKTVEIIGFSSARCLVELTCCIVRSAVSLERLTLDTLRGGGRCSGRNDGDSSDQICSPVSKAVVKEAFRGVAAIRKYIEDKVPSTAKLVVLEPCPWCHTTTVLDYFGM
- the LOC120711149 gene encoding uncharacterized protein LOC120711149 isoform X3, with translation MEMLALQSEQQLPRQTLARNESVATVDEIQGSPSPCHGVDGGDSKDGETSGYSIPFLPEVAVTPGIEELTLCLHKKYKFPCSLLSDGVRSSIQSLQLDSCVFHPMLELGPLRSLTRLILRDVCITGEELECLLSNSLALEHLDLCTCKEIVFLKIPSALLQLSYLRVCGCWDLQVIENKAPSLSTFTLVGQVSKLSLGEASQMMKVLSLQYPNVVCYARAKLPSIMPNLETLVLGSSAEVNTPMLSTKFLNLKHLTIQISGETLPPSYDYFSLVSFLDASPSLETWYLEVYPEDMEHESVFEGSSDLRQLPEYRHDSLKTVEIIGFSSARCLVELTCCIVRSAVSLERLTLDTLRGGGRCSGRNDGDSSDQICSPVSKAVVKEAFRGVAAIRKYIEDKVPSTAKLVVLEPCPWCHTTTVLDYFGM
- the LOC120711149 gene encoding uncharacterized protein LOC120711149 isoform X1, whose product is MEMLALQSEQQLPRQTLARNESVATVDEIQGSPSPCHGVDGGDSKDGETSGYSIPFLPEDIWRHIHSLMPVDAAARAACLSHTFLSSWRCYPKLILNWHTLCSKARDGNLRGRIDNILRNHSGIGLKILRLRLHSPSICFPYIDNWLQVAVTPGIEELTLCLHKKYKFPCSLLSDGVRSSIQSLQLDSCVFHPMLELGPLRSLTRLILRDVCITGEELECLLSNSLALEHLDLCTCKEIVFLKIPSALLQLSYLRVCGCWDLQVIENKAPSLSTFTLVGQVSKLSLGEASQMMKVLSLQYPNVVCYARAKLPSIMPNLETLVLGSSAEVNTPMLSTKFLNLKHLTIQISGETLPPSYDYFSLVSFLDASPSLETWYLEVYPEDMEHESVFEGSSDLRQLPEYRHDSLKTVEIIGFSSARCLVELTCCIVRSAVSLERLTLDTLRGGGRCSGRNDGDSSDQICSPVSKAVVKEAFRGVAAIRKYIEDKVPSTAKLVVLEPCPWCHTTTVLDYFGM
- the LOC120711147 gene encoding survival of motor neuron-related-splicing factor 30-like isoform X2, with translation MLTEELLATAKQAESAQNVAGLSPPNYSAGVQSEGLDDLSHSHKFAVGARVQAVWSEDGEWYNATVEALTPNGYYVAYDGWGNSEEVDPDNVRPLEEEAADALRQAEKEAEATKMAIKRKMEQAATSDFQARSLPAKLRIEPSDPEDVKAAKRKKIHAFKSKARFEQLEFAQNKRQNAWQQFQTTKGKAKKVGFFSGRKKESIFKSPDDHRGKVGVTGSGKGLTDFQRREKHLHLKGGSGDALDDEE
- the LOC120711149 gene encoding uncharacterized protein LOC120711149 isoform X2; this translates as MEMLALQSEQQLPRQTLARNESVATVDEIQGSPSPCHGVDGGDSKDGETSGYSIPFLPEDIWRHIHSLMPVDAAARAACLSHTFLSSWRCYPKLILNWHTLCSKVAVTPGIEELTLCLHKKYKFPCSLLSDGVRSSIQSLQLDSCVFHPMLELGPLRSLTRLILRDVCITGEELECLLSNSLALEHLDLCTCKEIVFLKIPSALLQLSYLRVCGCWDLQVIENKAPSLSTFTLVGQVSKLSLGEASQMMKVLSLQYPNVVCYARAKLPSIMPNLETLVLGSSAEVNTPMLSTKFLNLKHLTIQISGETLPPSYDYFSLVSFLDASPSLETWYLEVYPEDMEHESVFEGSSDLRQLPEYRHDSLKTVEIIGFSSARCLVELTCCIVRSAVSLERLTLDTLRGGGRCSGRNDGDSSDQICSPVSKAVVKEAFRGVAAIRKYIEDKVPSTAKLVVLEPCPWCHTTTVLDYFGM
- the LOC120711147 gene encoding survival of motor neuron-related-splicing factor 30-like isoform X1, with translation MEDLSVEELASNLSTYKDQLLEVKKLIKDKKNDPGISEYLDMEKELQEVIMLTEELLATAKQAESAQNVAGLSPPNYSAGVQSEGLDDLSHSHKFAVGARVQAVWSEDGEWYNATVEALTPNGYYVAYDGWGNSEEVDPDNVRPLEEEAADALRQAEKEAEATKMAIKRKMEQAATSDFQARSLPAKLRIEPSDPEDVKAAKRKKIHAFKSKARFEQLEFAQNKRQNAWQQFQTTKGKAKKVGFFSGRKKESIFKSPDDHRGKVGVTGSGKGLTDFQRREKHLHLKGGSGDALDDEE